A window from Parambassis ranga chromosome 13, fParRan2.1, whole genome shotgun sequence encodes these proteins:
- the LOC114445111 gene encoding potassium channel subfamily K member 13 produces MKKDLSCCFPSLIPSRDTARFFLLGVLIGLAGAAVFSSLERLTELKAHHLWENRIQNFSHEHNISYDKLKFLLHHYEEARTAGVRTERSRALWDIPSAFYFVGTVVSTIGFGVSAPSTTTGKVLLVFYGLLGCSATILFFNLFLERVITLLSLLIFWCHTWQDSQCGRKDQTSEGDPNEEWKPSVYQVMLILFVAILLVAFGAASIYSVMEGWTYLESLYFCFVAFSTVGFGYFVSGQREHHEDTWAYQVANCLLMLLGVCCTYSLFNAISVIIKQGMNWILRTLDSMYNSIRHYKLDFGPLFKLCFSDSEAV; encoded by the exons ATGAAGAAGGATCTCTCTTGCTGCTTTCCGTCCCTGATCCCCAGCAGGGACACTGCTCGTTTCTTCCTGCTCGGTGTGCTCATTGGCCTGGCTGGTGCagctgttttttcttccttggAGAGACTGACAGAGCTAAAGGCCCACCACCTCTGGGAAAACAGAATACAGAACTTCAGCCATGAGCATAACATTAGTTATGATAAGCTGAAATTCCTTTTGCACCACTATGAGGAAGCCCGGACTGCAGGTGTACGCACAGAACGAAGCAGGGCCTTATGGGACATCCCCAGTGCTTTCTACTTTGTGGGAACGGTGGTTTCTACAATAG GGTTCGGAGTGAGTGCACCATCCACCACAACAGGGAAGGTGCTGCTTGTTTTCTATGGGCTGCTGGGCTGCTCAGCTACGATACTCTTTTTCAACCTCTTCCTGGAGAGGGTGATAACGTTGCTCAGCCTTCTGATATTTTGGTGCCACACATGGCAAGACAGTCAGTGTGGGCGTAAAGACCAAACCAGTGAAGGTGACCCAAATGAAGAATGGAAGCCATCGGTTTATCAAGTGATGCTCATCCTTTTTGTCGCCATTCTCCTGGTAGCATTTGGTGCTGCATCAATTTATTCAGTCATGGAGGGGTGGACTTACTTAGAGTCCCTCTATTTCTGCTTTGTAGCATTCAGCACTGTGGGTTTTGGGTACTTCGTAAGTGGTCAGAGAGAGCACCATGAGGACACCTGGGCATACCAGGTTGCAAACTGTCTTTTGATGCTACTTGGAGTGTGCTGCACTTACTCCCTTTTTAACGCCATCTCTGTAATCATCAAACAGGGAATGAACTGGATCCTCAGGACACTGGACTCAATGTATAACAGTATCCGGCACTACAAGCTAGATTTCGGACCACTGTTCAAACTCTGCTTTTCTGACTCTgaggcagtgtga
- the LOC114445517 gene encoding galaxin, which yields MQLDHMMQKMSTLVVLGFVGLLCGSTTSYCELMVGANEVFQTDCRKTCGMLQYNVHEAVCCDPNHPPEAGKACCGNKAYNPAEATCCFNGTAHVTLGLSEEVSSCCGLTAYNPLNQICCASKIVDKPSPLAACCDEVPYNVEKQLCCGKEKKIMPRESKSFLCCGNQTYNSSSHCCSYKESNTLEILSKDSKQCETDKTGLPQAQVAGTETKTKMEEQHECINLTRNLRERLRLCYSPDKCDATVTPYDPQTHICCGGHVSERDPQEDQCCGTIPYSSGRRGVLCCNNTLYEGREDAEECSELGIPFNTAKETVCCADYHVEPRKRCCGSHTYEPDRQICCKGHVHERKSKVSKYFCCGTETYDIEKEMCCGGTRLNQKNQVCCSGAEKELVYTVKEGFSCCGHHYYNKALWSCCADRLKPFPETKTHNGSRLMPMANMMNEKLCNNSEISVYLGTLESVTQSHIVFNNVLKIHLRNSTMEAMPKYSLARDYCSFPKLIHGKSYFFDGVQLFVDLNRDFSLQSLSFLLSKCSV from the exons CTCATGGTGGGAGCTAATGAAGTCTTCCAAACTGACTGCCG AAAAACCTGTGGGATGTTGCAGTACAATGTGCACGAGGCTGTTTGCTGTGATCCAAACCATCCTCCGGAGGCAGGGAAGGCCTGTTGTGGGAATAAGGCATACAATCCTGCAGAAGCCACTTGCTGCTTTAACGGCACAG CTCATGTCACGTTGGGCTTGAGTGAGGAGGTGTCCTCTTGCTGTGGACTGACAGCATACAACCCACTAAATCAAATATGCTGTGCTTCAAAAATCGTCGATAAACCTTCACCCCTGGCTGCCTGCTGTGATGAAG TGCCGTACAATGTGGAGAAACAGCTGTGTTGTGGTAAGGAAAAGAAGATCATGCCGAGGGAGTCCAAATCCTTCCTGTGTTGTGGAAATCAGACgtacaacagcagcagtcactgCTGTTCTTACAAGGAAAGCAACACTTTGGAAATCTTATCCAAAGAttcaaaacagtgtgaaaccgATAAAACTG GTTTGCCTCAAGCCCAGGTGGCGG GTACAGAAACAAAG ACCAAAATGGAAGAACAACATGAATG CATCAATCTAACCAGAAACCTCAGAGAAAGGCTTCGCTTGTGTTACTCCCCAG ATAAATGTGACGCTACCGTGACGCCGTAcgacccacaaacacacatctgctgtGGTGGCCACGTGTCTGAGCGTGATCCCCAGGAAGATCAA TGCTGTGGGACCATACCATATAGCTCTGGACGGCGTGGAGTCCTCTGCTGCAATAACACCTTGTACGAGGGCAGAGAAGATGCTGAAGAGTGCTCAGAACTCGGGATTCCCTTTAACACAGCAAAAGAGACTGTATGCTGTGCGGATTATCATGTGGAACCTAGAAAACGATGCTGTGGGTCACACACGTACGAGCCTGATAGACAGATCTGCTGCAAGGGTCATGT GCATGAGAGGAAAAGCAAAGTTTCAAAATATTTCTGCTGTGGCACTGAGACATACGACATCGAAAAGGAAATGTGCTGTGGTGGGACTCGGCTCAACCAAAAG AATCAGGTCTGCTGCTCGGGTGCGGAGAAAGAGCTGGTCTATACCGTCAAAGAAGGCTTCAGCTGCTGCGGTCACCACTACTACAACAAGGCCCTGTGGTCTTGCTGTGCAGACAGGTTGAAGCCATTTCCagaaaccaaaacacacaatg GATCCAGACTCATGCCAATGGCCAATATGATGAACGAGAAGCTCTGCAACAACAGTGAGATATCAGTTTATCTTGGAACTCTGGAAAGCGTGACTCAGTCTCACATCGTCTTCAACAATGTGCTGAAAATCCATCTAAGAAACTCCACTATGGAAGCTATGCCTAAGTACAGCCTGGCCAGAGATTACTGCAGCTTCCCTAAACTGATCCATGGAAAATCCTACTTCTTTGACGGAGTCCAACTGTTTGTTGACCTCAACCGTGACTTTTCTCTGCAGTCACTCTCTTTCCTGCTTAGTAAGTGTTCTGTTTAG